In a single window of the Acyrthosiphon pisum isolate AL4f chromosome X, pea_aphid_22Mar2018_4r6ur, whole genome shotgun sequence genome:
- the LOC115033160 gene encoding putative nuclease HARBI1 gives MNIQPNLLFEDDNEILEFINYRQRPYTVRDRIKHMMKWDDHDFRMRFRLFKVVVEQVLDLIRDNISVENQWNCAIAPVDQLLVTLRFYATGSFLINAGDFFGVSKSSACIIIRTVSTAIACLCHQFIRMPTADEEVYTLQRGFYEIARFPRAIGAIDCTHIQFQSPGY, from the exons atgaatattcagCCAAATCTTTTATTTGAGGACGACAATGAAATATTAGAGTTCATTAATTATCGTCAAAGACCTTACACGGTACGAGATAGAATAAAACATATGATGAAATGGGATGATCATGATTTTAGGATGAGGTTTAGACTTTTTAAAGTTGTTGTTGAACAAGTTTTGGATTTAATAAGGGACAATATATCTGTAGAAAACCAATG GAATTGTGCAATAGCACCTGTAGACCAATTATTAGTAACACTGCGATTCTATGCAACAGGAAGTTTTCTTATTAATGCCGGTGACTTTTTCGGTGTTAGTAAATCTTCTGCTTGTATAATTATTCGCACTGTTAGCACAGCTATTGCATGCCTATGTCATCAATTTATTCGTATGCCAACTGCAGATGAAGAAGTGTATACATTACAGAgaggtttttacgaaattgcTAGATTTCCAAGAGCTATAGGTGCAATAGATTGCACACATATTCAATTTCAAAGTCCaggttattga
- the LOC100575025 gene encoding uncharacterized protein LOC100575025, with product MNTNAYPKKRNKRKRISTPIPKEQSNTIEYVEDMTNLEQQEKDTISEPMLEKIKSEEIVYEKLVENFTILSANERAHQAITLKYLELKEKVLETEEELLKLGVKTSTLPAFCLNEEDRTPPDIEVIEDPRREKLLKLEITREDKIREEIFQKFNVYT from the coding sequence ATGAATACTAATGCATATCCCAAGAAAAGAAATAAGCGCAAGAGAATTAGTACTCCAATACCAAAAGAACAGTCCAATACCATCGAGTATGTAGAAGATATGACAAATCTAGAACAACAAGAAAAAGACACCATTTCTGAACCTATGCTAGAAAAGATTAAATCAGAAGAAATAGTGTATGAAAAACttgttgaaaattttactattttatcggCTAACGAAAGGGCCCATCAAgctattactttaaaatatttagaacttAAAGAAAAAGTTCTTGAGACAGAAGAGGAATTATTGAAGCTTGGTGTAAAAACATCAACATTGCCAGCATTCTGTCTTAACGAAGAAGATAGGACTCCTCCAGACATTGAAGTTATTGAAGATCCTAGacgtgaaaaattattaaaattggaaattacCAGAGAAGATAAAATTCGTGAagaaatattccaaaaatttAATGTGTACACTTAA